The DNA region CCCGTAAACCCAAGGGGGAGTGATGGATGAAAGATATTTCCGTAATTATCGTAGCCGCCGGTGAGAGCAAGCGGATGGGTATGGGAATCCGAAAGCCATATCTGACGCTTAAAGGAAAACCGGTGCTGCGTCATAGTATTGATGTCTTCAGGGGTATCTCGGCTGTAAAAGAGATCATTATTGCCGTAAATCCCAGAGATACCCAGATAACGGAAAATATTATCAGGAGGTTTAAGGAGGTAAGAACGGTGGCCGGCGGGGCGCGCAGGGTTGATTCGGTATTTAACGCCCTGATGGCGACCGATAACCAGAGCCGGATGGTCCTGGTGCACGACGCGGCCCGTCCTTTTGTCAGCCGCCGGGATGTGCTAAGATTGATTAACCAGGTGCGCCGGAGCGGAGCGGCCATATTGGCTGTGCCGGTAAAAGACACTATAAAGAGGACGAAAGAACTAAAGAACCTTATTATAAAAGAAACCGTAACACCGAGGGAATCATTATGGGCGGCGCAGACGCCACAGGGATTCAGGCGGGATTGGTTGGTCAGGGCCTATCAGGACAGGGGAGTTAATGTGACGGATGACGCGTCCCTGGTGGAGAGAATGGGATTGCCGGTACGCATTGTCCGCGGGTCGGAAGCCAATATCAAGATTACGACTAAGGCGGATATACGTGGTAAGTAGACAATAAACAGTTGTCAGTAGACAGCTATAAGATGAAGAAGATAATCATATTCGGCGGGACGTTTAACCCGATACATAATGGACATCTGCGCATGGCCCGGGTACTCCGGAGTAAATTCAGGCCCGATAAAATTCTTTTTATTCCCTGCCACATCCCGTATCACAAGAATTATCAGGGATTGGCTGATCCGAAACACCGGCTGGCGATGGCTCGACTGGCTATTGCCGGAATGCCCGGCTTAGCGACCTCGGATATGGATATAAAAAGGGGCGGACGGACATTTTCCATTGATACCGTTAAGGCGCTGAAGCGGAAATACAAAGCCGGGACGGAATTATATTTCGTCATCGGTGCTGATTCGCTGATTGACCTGTCGCGCTGGTATAAGATAAAAGAACTGAGCCGGCTGTGCAGGTTTATCACCATAGCCCGGACCGGGTTTGATTCCGGCAAACTAATCAAGGGATTGCCGTTTCCGAAGGATGTGATTGATGAAATGAAGCGGTTATATCAGTCAAGCCCGAGGATAAATATTTCCTCAACCCGGATCAGGGCCAATATCAGGGCCGGAAAACCGATAAAATCTCTTGTCCCCAGGGCAGTGGAGAGTTATATTAGAAACTACGGTTTATATAAGTAAGTCTCATTGTGTCATTCCCGTGACCCCTAACGGGATTCTTATTAATGAGAGTTCCGTAGGAAAAACGGGAATCTAGGTTTTCCAACGATGTTCTGGATTCCCGCCTACGCGGGAATGACATATAAGTGTGTTAAGTATTATGAATATTCTTTTTACCAGCATGGCCAAGGACTTTTTCTCGAGTATCGGCCGGCATCTGGTCCTGCTGGGCGATACGGCCAGGTCATACCGTTACATCGGCAAGCGGAAGTCCGCCATCCTGGCCGAGGTAGAGCGGGGCGTCTTCGGTTCGTTCCCGGTGGTGATGATAGTCGGCGTCTTTACCGGCATGGTCCTGGCGTTCCAGTCCGGCAAGGAGCTGGCTGATTACGGGCAGGAGTCGTCTATCGGCGCGCTGGTGGCGGTGACCATGTGCCGCGAGATGGGACCGGTCATGACGGCCTATATCCTGGCCGGATTGATCGGCTCGACCATTGCCGCGGAACTGGGCACCATGAAGGTCTCCGAAGAAGTGGATGCACTGTCGGTCATGTCTGTTGACCCGGTTAATTACCTGGCCCTGCCCCGGATTATTGCATTGGCCATCATCAGCCCGATTCTGACCATTTACACCAATATCATCGGCATATTGGGCGGGGCAGTGATTGGAAGACTGAAACTGGAGATTAGTTTTCCGTTTTATTTCCGCCGGGCCATGGAAAGCCTGGAGATGATTGATATTTACAGCGGGTTATTCAAGGCATTCATATTCGGGCTGACCATCGCGATAGTCGGCTGCGTCCAGGGGCTGAATGCCGAGAACGGCGCGGCCGGCGTGGGCAAGTCCACCATGAAATCCGTGGTTATCTCCTTCGTCTCAATATTGATATTGGATTTCCTGCTGACCTGGATGTTTTACTAAGCATAGAGCAAAGGGCGTGTAGCATAGAGTTACTATACGCTCTACGCTCTACGCTCTACGCTTATTTATTATGTCTAACAATCTCTGGCCTCAAATTGAATCCATCCTTCTCCAGATTACCAATCCATCCCAATACACCGGCGGGGAGTTTAATAGCGTAACCAAGGACCACAATTCGGTTGATGTCAGGATAGCCCTGGCATTTCCGGATAAATACCAAATCGGAATGTCGCACTGGGGCCTGCAGGTGCTCTACGGGCTGGTTAACAGCCGGACCGATGCCCTGGCCGAGCGCGCCTTTGCACCGCAACTGGATATGGAGCAGATGATGCGGGCCAAAGGCATACCGCTGTTCACATTGGAGAGCCACACGGCGGTCAAGGATTTTGATATCTTCGCGCTCTCGCTCCAGTATGAACTGGTCTATACCAATGTCCTGAATATGCTCGACCTGGCCGGGATTCCTCTGGAGCGGACTAAACGTGATGACTCGCATCCGCTGGTTATTGCCGGCGGTCCGTCTGTATTCAACCCTGAGCCGATGGCGGATTTCATTGATATATTCGTAATCGGCGATGGCGAAGAGGTACTGGTTAAGATAGTAGATGAGTTCAAGAAGTGCAAGGCGGAAAAACTCGGGCGCACGGAGACAATTAAGCGTTTGGCGCAGAATGTGCCGTCTGTATATGCGCCGGCATTGCATGAAGTCACATACAATTCTGACCAAACCATAAAAGCCATAACACCGTTTGCGGTTATTCCCAAAGCCACGGTGGCAAACCTGGATGAGGCGTTTTATCCGATTGCGCCGATTGTCCCGTTCGGAGACGCCATCCATAACCGCATCAATCTGGAGATAATGCGGGGCTGTCCGCATTCCTGCCGGTTTTGCGTCTCCAGCGTGATTAAATCGCCTTTGCGCTTTCGTTCGGTCTTCAAACTCCTGGAACTGGCCGAGCGGATATACCGTAACACCGGCTATGATGAAATCTCCCTGTTGTCGCTGTCCAGCGGCGACCATCCGGATATAGACGAACTAATCCTGCGCCTGACCAGCCGGTTCAAGAGCAAGCGGGTGGGGCTGTCCCTGCCGTCCCTGCGGGTGGATGAGCGGTTGATGAATTTACCAGCGGTCTTGAATGCGGTGCGCAAATCAGGGTTTACCATGGCGCCCGAGGCCGGGACCGACAAACTGCGCGCCATTATTAGCAAGGACATCAAGGACAAAGACCTTTATGAAGCGGTCCGGGCGGCATATAAAAACGGCTGGCGGCTGGTGAAACTATATTTTATGGTCGGACTGCCCGGCGAGACCATGGACGATATCAAGGCCATTGCCAATATGATACGGCAGGCATCGCAAATCGGCCGGGAATTCCATAAACAACCGGGTAATATTAATGTAACGATTTCGCCATTTGTGCCCAAGCCCCACACGCCGTTCCAGTGGGCCGGGATGGACAGCATAGAAACCCTGCGGGCAAAGCAGGCATTTCTCAGAGACCAATTAAGGTCCAGGCATATCAAGGTCAAGTTCCATCCGCCGGAACGCAGTTTTATTGAATCAATCTTCTCGCGCGGTGACCGGCGATTAGGCCGATTGCTTATCAATGCCTTTAAGCAGGGGTGCAAGTTTGACGCCTGGGACGAGCACTTTGAATTCTCCAAATGGCTCAAGGCGATAGAACAAAGCCAAAAAGAACTGGAGGGATTTAGCCAGCGGAGCGTGAGCGAAGTCCCGATGGATATCGGGAAATTCTATGCCATTCGCAAGAGAGACATTTCAGAGGTCTTGCCCTGGGATATGATAGATGGCGGACTGAGCAAGGAGCATCTCAAACAAGATATGGCTTCTGTGACCCAGGCCGTTGGTGCGCCGATATCTGAATAGTAGTTATAGGTGAAAAGGGAATTAAGTGTGGAGTGTTCCCCGAATAGAGAGAATATTTTGCATATGAAGTTCTTTATCACTTTGTTTTTATGTTTAAGCTTATCTGGTTGCACAAGTACTTTAGTAGGGGGTGGTATACCAACTATAATAGTTCCATATATGGCAGCGGCTATTGACGGTCGGTTAGATAGTTCTTCATCTAAAGAAGGAATATTTCTGAAAGTCACATCGACTAATACTAAAGGTTGGGATACCACTTCTTTTAAATTCTATGATTCGGCGACATCACAAAAGATAAACTATGGAGAAGGGCAAAAAGAAGATTATGAAATTGGATTTATTAATAGTAAAATGTATGACGGGTGGTCATTTGCATTCTCTAAAGGGCAATATGATGCTACAGTTAACGGTATAAAAGACCGGCTAACCGAAAGGCAGTATTACATTAATCATACCTATCTTTTTAAGGAGGAATTGTATGGTATTCAGCCGTTCATTAAAGCAGGATTTGGGATAATGCATCAGGACTTCAATAATTTAGATTTAGGTCGAACAGATTATCCCGGGTCTAATGCTGGAGCGTTGCTTAATGGCGCCCTTGGTCTTAGAATCTCTGTTTACAAGGAAATATTCTTATCAATTGGCGGTCAATGGGAACGGTTTGCTGTTGGGGAGGGGGACCCCACGGGATGGTGGGAGCGTAACGATGATGTAACGCATCGTTTCAACTCGTTTATTTCTATTTCGGGAGGACTTTGACCGAGTTTGGGGGACAGCATACTTTATAATCGGGGGGATGCCCTCCAGAGGTGGGCAAGCGATACCGCCCTTAAACAGGCGGTGGGCCTGCCTGCCGGTAGGCAGGTAGCCACCGAATTGCACTAACCCTGCCCTCTGGCGGGAATATCGGGGGATGTTCTGCTAACTCCCCAAAAGTTTCCGGAGTGTCCACGGATGGTTCGGGGACATCCACGGATGGTCGGGGGACGTCCACGGATGGTTCGGGGGCGTCCACGGATGGTTCGGGGGCGTCCACGGATGGTTCGGGGGCGTCCACGGATGGTCGGGGGCGTCCACGGATGTTCGGGGGCGTCCACGGATGGTCGGGGGCGTCCACGGATGTTCCGGGGACATACGGCAAAGTCATGGGAATGTTCGCCAAACATAGATAGAATAAGTGGTTATAAGAGATTGCCACGCCCTACGGGTTCGCTGGATGCGGTCCCTTCGGGCTCGCAATGACTGTCATTGCGAGGAGTCCCAGCGGAACGACGAAGCAATCTACTTTAATAAGAGATATTTTAGGGGTTAGAGTATATGCTTAATTGTGTTAGTATAGGTTGCAAGGTCAATCAGGCGGAGATGGCGGAGATAAAGGACGGCCCAGCCCTGGCCCCGAAATTATCGGGACTTCGTTGCGACTCCGCACGCACGGGCTGGGTGAATGTCTGCGTGTTGAATACCTGCGCTGTGACTGCCACGGCTGAGGCCAAGTCCCGCAAACTTATCCGCCGGCTCATTCGTCAGAATCCCAATTCCCGGCTGATTGTTACCGGATGCCTGGCCCAGGCCAAGCCGGAGGAGGTTAAACGGTTGATACGGAAAGATGATGTGGTGATTGGTAATAAAGATAAAGTACGCATACCGGAGATGGTTTTGCAACTTAAGAACCCCGCATCAGGGTGCGGGGTAAACTCCAGAACTGAAAAACTAAAGAACAGTTCTTTAGTTCTTGAGTCCTTTAGTCATTCAGTGTGCGCCGAAAGGCGCACCAGGGCTTTTGTAAAGATTCAGGATGGGTGTAATAATTTCTGTTCATATTGCATCGTGCCGTTCCTGCGTTCGGAAATGTGGTCCAAGCCGCTAAATACAGTTGATAAGGAGATAAGGGAATTGGTTAATAAGGGTTATCAGGAAGTAGTTCTGACCGGGATTAACTTAGGCAAGTATGATGATTTAACGGGGTTGCTAAAGAGATTGCTCAAGATTAAAGAACTTAAGCGGCTTCGGCTGAGTTCCATTGAGTTAGAGGATGTCAGCGATGAGCTGATTGATTTGATAGCCGAAAATCCCGTTATTTGTCCGCATCTGCATATCCCGTTGCAGAGCGGGAGCGACCGAATTCTTAAATTAATGAAGCGGCATTATACTTCCGGGGATTTTATAAAGCGGATTAATCTGCTCAAGCGCCGGATAGCGAATCCGGCTATTACCACGGATATAATAGTAGGATTCCCAAGCGAAACCGATGATGATTTCCGGCAGACCCTGGCGGTCTGCAAGGAGGTAGGTTTCAGCAAGATACACATATTCCCGTTCAGTCCGCGTCAGGGTACGGCGGCTTTTGGGATGACGGATAATGTCAAGTCCGATATAATAAAAAAGCGTTTTAATATTCTCAATAATCTTGCCAGCGAATTATCTTTAAAGTATAAACAACTCTTTATCAATAAAGAGGTTGAGGTCCTGACCGAAGATTCAAATGAAGGTTTTACTGACAGGTATATTAAAGTCAGTATCAAACCAAGCGGAGAGATAAAGCCCAACCAGATAGTTAAGGTTAAGATAACCGGAATTAAACCGGATTGGGTGAGCGGAATTCGGAGTGCGGAATGCAGAATGCGGAGTGGGAATCAGTGAATAATTATAAAACTGTTATAAGCAAGATTCTGGGCGTGGTAAAGAAGCACCGGCGGTTCCTGATTACCGGGCATGCCCGGCCGGACGGCGATTGCCTGGGTTCGGAACTGGCTATCGCCCGGATGCTTACCCGGATGGGCAAATCAGCGCATGTAATTAATTACGGTTCGATCTCCCGGGAATTATTCTTTATGCCCGGGGTAAAGCAGGTCAGGTTCTATCGCAAAGGCGATAGGTTACCGGATGATATAGAGGTTGCTTTTGTCATTGATTCCGGGGGCTTAAGCCGGCTGGAGGAACTGGAACCGGCTGTCCGCCGGATGCTGGCAGCAAAGAGCAAGCCCTTCCTGATTAACATTGACCACCATCCCTCCAACGGAGATTTCGGGGACATTAACTGGGTTAACGCGAAAAGTTCTTCGGTAGGCGAGATGATATATTTGCTGATTAAACAGAGCGGCGTAAAGATGGACAAGGATATCGCCACCAATCTCTATGTTTCGCTGGATACCGATACCGGGCATTTCTGTTTTGAGACCACCACGCCGATGAGCCATCAGATAGCCGCCGACCTGATAGAAAAAGGCGTTAAGGTTCGGGATATTTACCGGAAGATTTACGAGGACAAGACCATCGGCGAGATGAGATTGTTTGTTGAATGCCTGAGACAAACCAAGCTGGCGTTTAACGGCCGAATTGCCTGGAGCGTGCTGACCCGGCAGATGTACCGGAAATTCGGAGCCACGCCGACCGATTCCCAGAACTATCTGTCTACCATCAGGGCCATCGAGGGCGTCAAGGTGGCTCTGCTGTTCAAGGAAACCGAGCAGAATCCGCTGTCCATCAAGGTGAGCATCCGGACGGACCGTCCGATAGATGCGGATGGATTGGTTAAGGCGCTGGGCGGCGGCGGCCATCACCGGGCGGCCGGCGTGACCATGAAGCCGCCGGTGCAGCAGGCGTGCCGGCAACTGATTAAACATATAGCCGGGCTGATAAAAAGTTAGTTTTTGCTTGACCCGGTTAGAAACAGATTATATAAATTTTCGTGCGATAAAACTTTGATATTATTTCACGGCAAGGTATAAATAATACTTATGAAAAGCGCATGGGGATTTGATATCAGCAAGTCGTCTCTCAAGGCGGTCCGGCTGGAATTGTCCGAGGACGGCGTAGAGATAACCGATTTTGACGTGATTGACTACGGTCCTTCGCCCAGCCGTGATGAGGCCACCTTTGAGCAGGATTTCCGCCTGGCTTTTAATACCTTCCGGAGCCGTCATAAGCTGAGGGGCGAGGCCATCGTGGTTTCGCCGCCTTTCCACAATGTTTTTAACCGGTTCGTCAATCTTCCGTCGGTCAGCGGCGAGCGCCTGCATGAAATAGTCAAATACGAGGCCCAGCAGCACCTGCCGTTTAATATTGAAGAAGTTATCTGGTCGTACCAGAAGATAGAGCGCGCTTACCAGCCCGGCGAGGAGATAGAAGTGGTTTTCTTCGCGGTCAAGCGTGACTTGATCGAGCAATTCCTGGGGCTGGTGACCAACAGCGGCCTGCGGGTGGACGCCATCCAGTTTGCGCCGGTGGCGCTCTACAATTATATCATGGCCGATTACGCCGCGCTCGGGACCGGAAAGAATTTCGTCATCCTGGACATCGGCACCAATAACACCAACCTGGTTCTGGTTGAGGGCAATAAATTCTGGATTCGGAACATACCGATTGTCGGCAACGACATCACCAAGGCCATCCAGCAGAAACTGGAGATTCCCTTTGAAGAGGCCGAGCGGATGAAGGTCAGCACGACCTCCAAGGAATCACCCGAGGCGGGCAAGATATTTGCCGCCACCCAAAACATCCTCAAGGATCTGGCCAGCGAGATTCACCGTTCCATCGGATTCTATAAGAGCCTGGCCAGCGGCCGCTCGGTCAATTTTGACAAGATAATCCTGATGGGCAATGCTTCCAAGACCATCTATTTCGAGGAATTCGTTTCCCAGCGCCTCCAGATTGCCACGGTGAAATTGTCCGGATTGGGCAAACTGGAGCTGGCTGACGAGGTGAATAAAACTGAGTTCTCATTTAAGTTGCAGGGTTTGGGAGTGGCGACGGGACTGGCCTTGCAGGGACTGGATAAGTCGGTCAACAAGATAAACCTTCTGCCGCCTGAGGTTCTGCAACGCCGGGCCGTTTTGCGCCGCAAGCCGTTTGTGGCGGCCATTGCGGCGGTTCTTATCCTGATTCCGTTGCTACTGCATCTTTCAGCCCAAGGTGAACTGAACCGCTTGACTAAAGCCAACGAGCAGATTAGGGAAGTGCTTGATAAAAGCGAAAAAATAAGCAAGAACTATAAAAAGCTAAAAGAGGAAGGCGATAAGATAAAGCAGTTGACTGATTTTACTTCGGTCGGCTGGCAGAGGGATATCTGGATAAAGATATTGAACAATCTCAATAAGTTGGGCGTATTTGCCCAGCCCAATATCGCGCCGCCCAAGGGGTATGTCGAAAAGGGCAGCGAAGCTGATGGGAAATACGTCAAGGAACAGGAACAGAATAAGATATGGGTATTGGAAGTAAAGATGTCCAGGATTGGCAAGCCGGATGACAAGGCGGTCAGCCCGGCAGGGGGGTTTGTCAATATGGAGATTATCTGCGGATTAACGGCCCGGCGCAAGGCCGACGGCGAATTTGACCCGGTCAGCTCCCAGTCGTTTATTAAAGACCAACTGGTCAAGCCGCTGTTAGCCGAGTTTAATATACCGGAGTCAGCTTCCATGGTGAATATGATTGGCAGCCATCCGGTAAACGAATTGAAAACCGACCAGGAAATAAAGGAAACAGAGCGCGTTTCCGAAGAGCCCAGGTATTACCGTTTCCAGGTGAATCTCCAGATTCCGGTGGCAAAATAAATGAGTAATGAATGATGCCCCGCCAAGGCGGGACTCTAAGAGATTTGAAATGAAGAAGAATTTGTTTGTATTCGCAGTAGCGGGAGCCGTAATCGCCGCTATTGTTGTTTTTTACTTTGGGGTAATCAGTTATTACAGCCAGATTTCTGGGCAAGCAGACCAATTGAAAGTTTATAAGGAAGATATAGAAAAAATTATGGCCAAGAAGGGCGAAGTGCCTTCCCAGAAGTGGGTGGAAGCATATGAAGCCCGGCAAAAGGAACTGGACAGCGAGATTGCCGGCTGCCGGAATTATTATATAGAAATCGACAAGACGCTTGAGAAATGGTTCCCGGGGCTGAAGATTGACAAGAATGAGATGCCGGCGGTGGGCGATTTCAAGGCGACCTACCTTTCAGAAAAGGATGTTACGATAAGGCAGCTTAAGGCAAAGAAGTTATACGGCGCTTCAGAGGAGGAATCTGGTGAAGAGAATAAGGCGGAGGAAGGAAAAGACCTGGGATTCGGGGAGCCCACCGCGGATAATCTTAAGAAGCTCCAGAAGCAGTTCTGGATACAGAAGGCGTTGTTTAACTCAATAATGGAATCCAATGTGGTGAAGTGCGAAAAGTTGGAATTCCCGGATATCAACCAGTCCAAAGCAGCCTCGTTCACTTACGGTGTTCTTATTCCGTTTAACCTGACGGTGGCCATACAGAATAAGGACATTCCGGGATTTGTGCATAATACCATGAAATTCCGCAATGATAAGGATGCGTCCTCCATATGCGTTTTATTCAAGAATATTTCGATTGCCCGGATACCGGATGAGATCAAGAATATACCGGAGAATATAGAGGCGAAACCGGTACCGGACAAGAACCGGGATACCTATAAACCGGAGCAGGTCAGGCTGCCGCTGAGCAAACTGGTTATTGAAGGCGAGGCGCTGGATTTTGACTTCGCGCTGGCGATGCAGGCCGCCAAGGAAGACCAGGCGGTTAAGGATAAGGCGGCAAAAGATAAAGCGGCAAAGAATAAAGCGGCAAAGGGCAAGCCGGGCAAGGACAGTAAAGACACGGATAAGGAAGAGAATAAGTAACCGATATGAAATTATCAAACATAAAACAATTTATTGCCAGCTATCCTGAGCGGATAATATTCGGCGTCTGCGCCATTATATTTCTGGTGGTGCTTATCGGGTATTTTACCGGAGGGAAAGATAATGAAACGGTTTCTTCGGCAATCCGGGAATCAGACGAGCTGAAAAAGGTTATTACCCTGAATGAGTTGGCCGCATTGGGGAAAGTAGAATGCCTGAAGAAGATAAAAGGTAACTGGGAGGAGATTCAGCAGCCGACCGAAGGCAAGGCCTGGCTGATGTATCGTCCGCCGGTAATAACCGTCGAGTTTACAAGAGAAAGCACTTTTATTATTGAGAAGAAAGCCAATCTGCCCCCGGCAGCTAAGAGCGTTATTACCGACACTAACAGGCCGGATGAGATTACCCTGACCTGGGACGGGAATATGAGCTCCACGGCCCAGATTAAGGGTTACAGGATTTACCGCCGGGCCCAGGGCGAAAAGGATTTTGCGGCAATCGCAGAGATTCCGGCTGTGACTTCCACGGAAAGCAGTTATACCCATGTTGATAAGGGATTGAAACCGGAATCCGAATATTCTTATTATTTTACGGCCTTATCTGAGGAGCCGGAGGTTATAAAACCGGAAAGCGAGAAGAGCGGAGAATTGAAGGCGACTACGTTGAAAGATTACAAGATTGAATTTAAGTCAGTAGACGAGAAAAACAACCGGGTTTGGACTAAGATTGATAAATATCTAAATGGGAAATGGGATAAAAAAGAGGGCTTTGTGATTAAAGGCGAGAAAATAGATATGGATAAATTTGTTACCGGATGCACTTTGAAGGATTTCCAGGCCGATATGAAAGAAGAAATAGTTGCCGGTAATACCATGAAGGTGGCAATATTTAAGGTTATTTATATTGACAAAAGCATAGAGTATATTAAAGAAGTTAAGAAATAGTTCGAAGTCGGGTAATACTGTTGTGAGTGAAGCAATGAGAATAAAGAATTATCATTGGTTAGTACCTGCCTATGGGCTTCTGTGCTTTATAATGATTACGGGATGCGGCGGCAAGTCCAAATTGCAGCCCGCGAAGATGAATACCCAGCCGGCGCCGGCAATTGCAGGAACTGAGAACGTTCCGGAGCCGAAGCCTTCCGAGGATACCCGGCCCCAACCGGGTCCAATCACGCCAGATGACTTAACCGAAGCGCTAAGACGTCTGGAATCAGAGAAGGCCGTTGATATAGAAAAACAAAGAGTATTAGCGGAAAATTATTACCAGGTCGGTCTTAAGCTATATCAGGAGCTGAGATTTGCCGATGCCATAGACGCCCTTAAGAAGGCCTCAGAGCTTGACCCGTCCCATGAAAAGGCCAAGGTGCTTTTAGAGGAAGCGCGTCTGGCCCAGGGAGAATACCTGTCCGGCGAGATGGGCGCGGTTTCCCGGAAACTCTTTGCGGAAGTCCGGGCCAAAATCCAGCAGGCAAAATTGGAAGTCGAATATCATCTTAATAAAGGGATCCAGTATTATAACGATGAGGATTATGTCAAGGCCGAAGAGGAATTTAAATGGGTGGTTGAGACCATTAAATGGTTCCCTTACCGGACTGATTTGATGAACTACCAGACCCAGGCGGAAAATTATCTGCGGGTGAATACGGAGAAGAAGGAAGTCAAGGAACGCGATATGACCAGGCGCCGTGAGGTCGCGGCGCGGAAGCTGGCATCCCAGGAGGAGGAAAAAAGGCGGGATGATTTTATCAAGAATATCGACATGCTTTTCCGGCAGGCCCAGATTGAGTTCGAAAAGGAAAATTACCAGGAAACCATGCGGTTATGCGAAAAGATAAAAGAAAAGAGTCCCGGCAATTTTGTGGCTGATAAGCTTAGGATGATCGCATTGGTCGCCTATCGGTATAGGCAGAAAAAGCTGACCACCAACACCTTGATTGAAGAATGGAAACGAACTTTTGAGAGCTATGACAGCAAAACGCTCCCTTATTTGGACCCGATAACCTTCCCTGAAAAGGACGTCTGGGAAAAGATTGAGCGGCGGGGACCGAAGAAGATATTCAAGGAGAAGCCGGTTTCTGAGTTGGATAAGCAGACGGAATTGCTGCTGAGAAGGAAAATCAAATTTCCCTTTACCGATCCGACACCGCTGAGCCAGATAATCCAGTATATCAAGGAGTTCATCCCCAACCTGAATATAATCATCGATACCAGCGCCGGCGTAGACCCGCAGGAGCAGATCAGTTATACCGGCGCGGAGTTGCCGCTGGATTTTGTTTTGCGGGATATGCTGTCCCTGAAGCAGTGGGGTTATTTTATCCGCGAAGGAGTGGTTTATATTTCCTCGTTGGAACGGATAATCCAGGAGCAGATGGAAACGAGATGGTATAGCATCCTTGATCTGACTATTCCGATAATAGATTTCCCCAGCCAGGAAATAGCCTTTGGGATAACGCCGGAAGCAGGCGATTCGGGAACCGTTCAGATGCCCGCCATTTCCGGTGATGAGCTGGTTAACCTGATAAAAGAAACCACGGCCAAGCAGGAAGGCGGATGGGAAAAAGGTAATGTAACATTCCAAGCGACGACCGGGGTTTTGGTTGTTATACATGTGCCTAAGGTGCATAATCAGATAGAATCGCTTCTTAACCAGATTCGCGCTCAAGCAGATGTAGTGGTTACCATTGAAGCGCGATTCCTGTCCGTTCAACAGAACTTCCTGGAGGATATCGGCGTAGACCTGCGTGGTCTTCCAAATACCTTGCCGACTTATTTCCAGGCGCCGCCTCCGGATGGCCCCGGTTTTAGCGACCTGTCGGCCGGTATTGCCGGCGTTTATGCCAGCGGGCAACGGAGTCTGACAGCGCGGGTGGAAAACTTTATCACCAATGCCGACCCCTACTCGCGTTTTATCAGGGATGAAAGGGTATCCCCGTTGGGCGGCGCGGTTTTATCATATTCGGTATTGGGACAGACCTCCTATCAGGCATTGCTTACCGCAGTCCAGAAAGATATACGCACCACGGAGGTTTTCGCCCCCAAGATTACCATTGCCAACGGACAACGGGCGCATATCCAGATGACGGACCAGTTCACCTATATAAAAGATTTTGACGTGGTTATTGTCAATGCCGCCAGTTCTTTGGCAATGGGAGAGCCGAT from Planctomycetota bacterium includes:
- a CDS encoding ABC transporter permease; amino-acid sequence: MNILFTSMAKDFFSSIGRHLVLLGDTARSYRYIGKRKSAILAEVERGVFGSFPVVMIVGVFTGMVLAFQSGKELADYGQESSIGALVAVTMCREMGPVMTAYILAGLIGSTIAAELGTMKVSEEVDALSVMSVDPVNYLALPRIIALAIISPILTIYTNIIGILGGAVIGRLKLEISFPFYFRRAMESLEMIDIYSGLFKAFIFGLTIAIVGCVQGLNAENGAAGVGKSTMKSVVISFVSILILDFLLTWMFY
- a CDS encoding TIGR03960 family B12-binding radical SAM protein; the encoded protein is MSNNLWPQIESILLQITNPSQYTGGEFNSVTKDHNSVDVRIALAFPDKYQIGMSHWGLQVLYGLVNSRTDALAERAFAPQLDMEQMMRAKGIPLFTLESHTAVKDFDIFALSLQYELVYTNVLNMLDLAGIPLERTKRDDSHPLVIAGGPSVFNPEPMADFIDIFVIGDGEEVLVKIVDEFKKCKAEKLGRTETIKRLAQNVPSVYAPALHEVTYNSDQTIKAITPFAVIPKATVANLDEAFYPIAPIVPFGDAIHNRINLEIMRGCPHSCRFCVSSVIKSPLRFRSVFKLLELAERIYRNTGYDEISLLSLSSGDHPDIDELILRLTSRFKSKRVGLSLPSLRVDERLMNLPAVLNAVRKSGFTMAPEAGTDKLRAIISKDIKDKDLYEAVRAAYKNGWRLVKLYFMVGLPGETMDDIKAIANMIRQASQIGREFHKQPGNINVTISPFVPKPHTPFQWAGMDSIETLRAKQAFLRDQLRSRHIKVKFHPPERSFIESIFSRGDRRLGRLLINAFKQGCKFDAWDEHFEFSKWLKAIEQSQKELEGFSQRSVSEVPMDIGKFYAIRKRDISEVLPWDMIDGGLSKEHLKQDMASVTQAVGAPISE
- the nadD gene encoding nicotinate (nicotinamide) nucleotide adenylyltransferase, yielding MKKIIIFGGTFNPIHNGHLRMARVLRSKFRPDKILFIPCHIPYHKNYQGLADPKHRLAMARLAIAGMPGLATSDMDIKRGGRTFSIDTVKALKRKYKAGTELYFVIGADSLIDLSRWYKIKELSRLCRFITIARTGFDSGKLIKGLPFPKDVIDEMKRLYQSSPRINISSTRIRANIRAGKPIKSLVPRAVESYIRNYGLYK
- the ispD gene encoding 2-C-methyl-D-erythritol 4-phosphate cytidylyltransferase; this translates as MKDISVIIVAAGESKRMGMGIRKPYLTLKGKPVLRHSIDVFRGISAVKEIIIAVNPRDTQITENIIRRFKEVRTVAGGARRVDSVFNALMATDNQSRMVLVHDAARPFVSRRDVLRLINQVRRSGAAILAVPVKDTIKRTKELKNLIIKETVTPRESLWAAQTPQGFRRDWLVRAYQDRGVNVTDDASLVERMGLPVRIVRGSEANIKITTKADIRGK
- the mtaB gene encoding tRNA (N(6)-L-threonylcarbamoyladenosine(37)-C(2))-methylthiotransferase MtaB; protein product: MLNCVSIGCKVNQAEMAEIKDGPALAPKLSGLRCDSARTGWVNVCVLNTCAVTATAEAKSRKLIRRLIRQNPNSRLIVTGCLAQAKPEEVKRLIRKDDVVIGNKDKVRIPEMVLQLKNPASGCGVNSRTEKLKNSSLVLESFSHSVCAERRTRAFVKIQDGCNNFCSYCIVPFLRSEMWSKPLNTVDKEIRELVNKGYQEVVLTGINLGKYDDLTGLLKRLLKIKELKRLRLSSIELEDVSDELIDLIAENPVICPHLHIPLQSGSDRILKLMKRHYTSGDFIKRINLLKRRIANPAITTDIIVGFPSETDDDFRQTLAVCKEVGFSKIHIFPFSPRQGTAAFGMTDNVKSDIIKKRFNILNNLASELSLKYKQLFINKEVEVLTEDSNEGFTDRYIKVSIKPSGEIKPNQIVKVKITGIKPDWVSGIRSAECRMRSGNQ